Part of the Archangium lipolyticum genome, GCCACGCCGTCGTCCACCAGGAGGATCGTCCGTCCCTGGATGTCCGGCGCTGGATGCGGACCCCGGAAGCGCGCGATGCGGGCACTCACCTCCCTCGCCTCGCGCTCGGCCGTCTGCATCACCTCCGTCTCGGAGTAGCCCAGCGAGCGCATCATCCCCCGGTCCAGGAAGAGCGCCCCGCCCTCGGCCACCGCCCCCAACCCCAGCTCCGGCTGCCCCGGCGCCCCCACCTTCCGCACCACCCACACGTCCAGCGGAGCCCCCAGCTTCCGGGCGACCTCGTAGGCCACCGGGACTCCACCTCGCGGCAGGCCGAGCACCAGCGGTGACTCGTCCCGATACCCCGTCAGCAGGTCTGCCAGCTGACGGCCCGCGTCCCTCCTGTCTCGAAAGCGCATGGGTTCCTCCGGAGGCGCATGCGT contains:
- a CDS encoding phosphoribosyltransferase gives rise to the protein MRFRDRRDAGRQLADLLTGYRDESPLVLGLPRGGVPVAYEVARKLGAPLDVWVVRKVGAPGQPELGLGAVAEGGALFLDRGMMRSLGYSETEVMQTAEREAREVSARIARFRGPHPAPDIQGRTILLVDDGVATGGTVRAAIRALRQRHPGKIVLAVPVGAVESLDSLSEEVDDVVCAHPAEFMMAVGEFYEDFRQTSDEEVQQLLARAREGRGETRGPDAAMDAGDTWWV